The following are encoded in a window of Ricinus communis isolate WT05 ecotype wild-type chromosome 4, ASM1957865v1, whole genome shotgun sequence genomic DNA:
- the LOC8277119 gene encoding N6-adenosine-methyltransferase non-catalytic subunit MTB, with product MDSPDHSRSYAKRDTEDSSDVRSDRAGDDEERESSDKRSKHRSSKSRKSSNGEDAEGLDGSGRRRSSGGDRGESRKRSAGGGGSSKAGSDDDDYETRKELRSKQLKKKQEESSLEKLSSWYQDGDLENRQAGEKSGSKGHSRPDESERKKITSKIADHEGSRSGSKNKEEKSLDGEHEKAQDRDSRYSDRRESSREKVHGSTDPVRTSRRRWDDSDAGKKSEEVHHEKADLRSGKGSDSKYENSKEKSTSAKNEPSDSKSRGLDSNSEKGVKSNNKEEKRIDGERNKSKNRSEAVEEDDKGSPITREDRSAREKNEKHRQQRTPTSRDAGESRERSSIADDDGSIWVRDKTAREAGRSNRSRTPERSARHHQESQYSEVEYERSSDIRRKDLEKDAHRDDRSKGRDDSWSDWNRDRESSKDSWKRRQSTSNDREANDDIVYDRSRDWEPRHGRERNDNERPHGRTRGEAVKTSSNFGISNENYDVIEIQTKPLDYGRAESGSNFSRRTEHGQQSDGKLGPNAEEWSHMRDERVRRHDIYGSIEDSKERYNDDGASWRDEMDYQAGKGRGQRGAMSGRGAGGQSSSGGSQTPYGNQEPGSFSRTQQGVKGGRVGRGGRGRPTGRDNQQVPLPLMGSPFGPLGVPPPGPMQPLGPSMSPAPGPPISPGVIFPPFSPPVVWPGARGVEMNMLGMPPALSPVPPGPSAPRFPPSMGTPPNPAMFFNQAGPGRGVPPNMSGPGFNPVGPVGRGTPSDKTSGGWIPPRNSGPPGKAPSRGEQNDYSQNFVDTGMRPQNFIRELELTNVVEDYPKLRELIQKKDEIVAKSASAPMYLKCDLHEFELSPEFFGTKFDVILVDPPWEEYVHRAPGVADHMEYWTFEDILNLKIEAIADTPSFIFLWVGDGVGLEQGRQCLKKWGFRRCEDICWVKTNKSNATPGLRHDSHTLFQHSKEHCLMGIKGTVRRSTDGHIIHANIDTDVIIAEEPPYGSTQKPEDMYRIIEHFSLGRRRLELFGEDHNIRSGWLTAGKGLSSSNFNAEAYVRNFADKDGKVWQGGGGRNPPPEAPHLVVTTPEIEALRPKSPMKNQQQQQSTSISLTTAISSNRRTAGNSPHNPSNFTLSLNQEASSSNPSTPAPWASPMEGFRGREGGNMPSDDKLFDMYGYSGQANGDYLDFESHRPMNVL from the exons ATGGATTCACCTGACCATAGTCGGAGTTATGCAAAACGAGATACTGAGGATAGCTCGGATGTGAGGAGTGATAGGGCAGGAGATGATGAGGAAAGGGAGAGCAGTGATAAGAGGTCGAAGCACCGCTCAAGCAAGTCTAGAAAGTCAAGCAATGGAGAAGATGCTGAAGGATTGGATGGTAGTGGGAGAAGAAGAAGTTCTGGTGGGGACAGGGGTGAGAGTCGTAAGAGGTCAGCTGGTGGTGGTGGCTCTAGCAAAGCTGgtagtgatgatgatgattatgaaacaagaaaagagCTGCGTTCGAAAcaattgaagaaaaaacaaGAGGAAAGTAGCTTGGAAAAGTTAAGCAGTTGGTACCAGGACGGAGACTTAGAGAATAGGCAGGCTGGTGAAAAGTCTGGAAGTAAAGGGCATAGTCGTCCTGATGAGagtgagagaaagaaaataacatcaaagATAGCAGACCATGAGGGTTCCCGCAGTGGAAgtaaaaacaaagaagaaaaatcccTTGATGGAGAGCATGAAAAGGCACAAGATAGAGATTCTAGGTATTCAGATAGGAGAGAAAGCAGCCGAGAGAAGGTTCATGGTTCTACAGATCCAGTAAGGACCTCTAGGAGGAGATGGGATGATTCAGATGCTGGCAAGAAATCTGAAGAAGTTCATCATGAAAAGGCTGATCTAAGAAGTGGAAAGGGATCTGATTCCAAATATGAGAATTCTAAAGAGAAAAGTACATCTGCAAAAAATGAACCCAGTGACAGTAAAAGCAGGGGCTTAGATTCAAACAGTGAGAAGGGTGTCAAATCGAACaataaagaagagaaaagaattgaTGGAGAGAGGAACAAGAGTAAAAACAGGTCAGAAGCTGTAGAGGAAGATGATAAGGGTAGTCCTATTACTCGTGAAGACAGATCAGCTCGGGAGAAAAATGAGAAGCATAGACAACAGAGAACTCCTACTAGTAGGGATGCTGGTGAAAGTCGTGAAAGATCTTCCATTGCAGATGATGATGGAAGTATATGGGTAAGAGATAAAACTGCAAGAGAGGCTGGGCGCTCTAACAGGTCCAGGACCCCAGAGAGGAGTGCAAGGCACCACCAAGAATCGCAGTACTCTGAAGTGGAGTATGAAAGAAGCTCAGACATCAGGCGGAAGGATTTGGAAAAGGATGCCCATAGGGATGATAGATCAAAGGGCAGGGATGATAGCTGGAGTGACTGGAATAGAGATCGGGAAAGTTCTAAAGATAGCTGGAAAAGAAGGCAGTCTACTAGCAATGATAGAGAGGCAAACGATGACATTGTTTATGATCGTAGTAGAGATTGGGAGCCAAGACATGGTCGCGAGAGAAATGACAATGAAAGGCCTCATGGAAGAACCAGGGGTGAAGCTGTAAAAACATCATCAAATTTTGGAATTTCAAATGAGAATTATGATGTTATAGAGATCCAGACCAAGCCTCTTGATTATGGTCGAGCAGAGTCTGGATCAAACTTTTCCAGGAGAACCGAGCATGGTCAGCAATCTGATGGTAAATTAGGGCCAAATGCTGAAGAGTGGTCGCATATGCGGGATGAAAGGGTAAGAAGACATGATATATATGGTTCCATTGAGGACTCAAAGGAAAGATATAATGATGATGGTGCATCATGGAGGGATGAAATGGACTACCAGGCAGGGAAAGGAAGAGGACAGAGAGGGGCTATGTCTGGTCGTGGTGCTGGTGGTCAAAGCTCCAGTGGTGGTTCACAGACTCCGTATGGGAACCAGGAACCAGGGTCTTTTTCCAGAACTCAACAAGGAGTAAAAGGGGGTAGGGTTGGAAGAGGAGGAAGGGGTAGGCCTACTGGCAGAGACAACCAGCAGGTCCCATTGCCCTTAATGGGATCACCTTTTGGGCCACTTGGAGTCCCACCACCTGGTCCGATGCAGCCACTTGGCCCCAGTATGTCACCTGCTCCAGGCCCTCCAATTTCACCAGGTGTCATCTTTCCACCATTTTCTCCACCAGTGGTTTGGCCTGGGGCTCGAGGTGTAGAGATGAATATGCTAGGTATGCCACCAGCTCTCTCTCCTGTTCCTCCTGGACCATCAGCCCCGAGATTTCCTCCTAGCATGGGGACTCCTCCAAACCCTGCTATGTTTTTTAATCAGGCAGGACCTGGAAGGGGAGTGCCTCCAAACATGTCTGGTCCTGGTTTTAATCCTGTAGGACCAGTAGGACGAGGAACGCCTTCTGATAAGACTTCAGGGGGCTGGATTCCTCCTAGAAATAGTGGACCTCCTGGTAAAGCACCTTCAAGAGGAGAGCAGAATGATTACTCGCAGAATTTTGTAGATACTGGTATGCGGCCCCAAAATTTTATCAGGGAGCTAGAGCTTACCAATGTTGTAGAGGATTATCCAAAGCTCAGGGAGCTTATACAGAAAAAGGATGAGATTGTGGCTAAATCTGCCTCTGCTCCTATGTATTTGAAATGTGACCTTCATGAGTTTGAGCTGTCCCCTGAGTTCTTTGGAACCAAGTTTGATGTGATTCTGGTGGATCCCCCTTGGGAGGAATATGTTCATCGAGCTCCTGGTGTTGCTGATCATATGGAGTATTGGACTTTTGAAGATATACTAAATCTCAAAATTGAG GCAATAGCAGATACACCTTCGTTTATCTTCCTCTGGGTGGGTGATGGTGTGGGACTCGAGCAAGGTCGGCAATGTTTAAAGAAG TGGGGGTTTCGTAGATGCGAGGATATATGTTGGGTGAAGACCAACAAAAGTAATGCAACTCCAGGGCTGCGGCATGATTCTCATACTTTGTTTCAGCATTCAAAG GAACATTGCTTGATGGGTATAAAAGGAACAGTTCGTCGCAGCACTGATGGTCACATAATACATGCTAACATTGACACTGATGTGATTATTGCTGAGGAACCTCCTTATG GTTCAACCCAAAAGCCTGAAGATATGTATCGTATAATTGAGCACTTCTCCCTTGGCCGTAGAAGGCTTGAGCTTTTTGGTGAAGATCACAATATTCGATCTGGTTGGTTGACTGCTGGTAAAGGACTATCCTCGTCAAATTTCAATGCTGAG GCGTATGTTAGAAATTTTGCTGACAAGGATGGGAAAGTTTGGCAAGGAGGCGGTGGACGAAATCCTCCCCCTGAGGCACCTCATCTTGTCGTTACGACCCCTGAAATAGAGGCTCTACGGCCAAAGTCGCCAATGAAGAaccagcagcagcagcaatcCACGTCCATTTCTCTGACAACGGCCATTTCTTCCAATAGAAGGACAGCTGGAAATTCTCCGCATAATCCAAGCAATTTTACTTTAAGTTTAAACCAAGAGGCTTCTAGCTCCAACCCTTCTACACCAGCTCCTTGGGCTTCACCAATGGAAGGTTTTAGAGGACGAGAAGGCGGGAATATGCCTTCAGACGACAAACTTTTTGATATGTATGGATATAGTGGGCAGGCAAATGGAGACTATCTAGATTTTGAATCCCATAGACCAATGAATGTGTTGTAA
- the LOC8277118 gene encoding BAHD acyltransferase DCR — protein sequence MASQADNKKKEEETLKVNITGKTHVKPNKKLGRREYQLVTFDLPYLAFYYNQKLLLYKGSADHGFEDIVGKLKDGLGVVLEDFHQLAGKLGKDEDGVFRVEYDDDMEGVEIVEATAEGISLDDLTVEEGTTSFKELIPYNGILNLEGLHRPLLAVQLTKLKDGVVMGCAFNHAILDGTSTWHFMSSWAEICNGATSISVSPFLQRTKARDTRVKLDVTLPPDPLDASSEADARPVPQLREKVFKFSEAAIDMIKSKVNANPPLDGSKPFSTFQSLAVHIWRHVTHARELKPEDYTVFTVFADCRKRVDPPMPESYFGNLIQAIFTATAVGLLTMNPPEFGAAVIQKAIEAHDAKAINERNKEWESAPKIFQFKDAGVNCVAVGSSPRFPVYDVDFGWGKPESVRSGCNNRFDGMVYLYQGKSGGRSIDVEISLEAGVMERLEKDKDFLLEV from the exons ATGGCCTCTCAAGCAGACaataagaagaaggaagaagaaaccCTTAAGGTGAATATCACAGGGAAGACTCATGTCAAGCCCAATAAGAAACTAGGAAGAAGAGAATACCAATTGGTCACCTTTGATCTCCCATATCTAGCCTTTTACTACAACCAGAAGTTGTTGCTATACAAAGGGAGTGCTGATCATGGCTTTGAAGACATAGTGGGAAAGCTAAAAGATGGCCTGGGGGTGGTTTTGGAAGATTTCCATCAACTAGCTGGAAAACTTGGAAAAGATGAAGATGGGGTTTTTAGGGTCGAATACGATGATGATATGGAAGGTGTGGAGATAGTAGAAGCCACTGCTGAAGGGATCAGTTTGGATGATCTAACTGTTGAGGAAGGCACCACTTCTTTTAAAGAGTTGATCCCTTACAATGGGATCTTGAACTTAGAAGGTCTCCACAGGCCATTGTTGGCAGTGCAG CTAACCAAGCTCAAAGACGGAGTCGTAATGGGGTGCGCGTTCAACCATGCGATTTTAGATGGTACTTCCACGTGGCATTTCATGAGCTCTTGGGCTGAGATTTGCAACGGCGCTACTTCAATCTCCGTTTCACCGTTCCTCCAACGCACAAAAGCTCGTGACACTCGCGTGAAACTCGACGTCACACTGCCCCCGGACCCACTCGATGCATCTTCGGAAGCTGATGCCAGGCCGGTCCCACAGCTAAGAGAAAAAGTCTTCAAATTCTCCGAAGCTGCTATTGATATGATCAAGTCAAAAGTCAACGCCAACCCTCCATTAGACGGTTCAAAACCATTCTCCACTTTTCAGTCACTGGCAGTCCATATCTGGCGTCACGTAACCCATGCACGTGAACTCAAACCTGAAGACTACACAGTCTTCACCGTCTTCGCCGATTGCAGGAAAAGAGTTGACCCACCCATGCCTGAAAGTTACTTCGGCAACCTAATCCAGGCCATATTTACGGCAACAGCAGTAGGGTTATTGACAATGAACCCACCGGAGTTTGGTGCGGCTGTGATACAAAAGGCTATAGAAGCACACGATGCGAAAGCTATCAACGAACGTAACAAAGAATGGGAAAGCGCACCAAAGATATTCCAATTTAAGGATGCCGGAGTGAATTGCGTTGCTGTGGGTAGCTCCCCAAGGTTTCCGGTTTATGATGTGGATTTTGGGTGGGGCAAACCAGAGAGTGTGAGGAGCGGATGCAATAATAGGTTTGACGGAATGGTGTATTTGTATCAAGGGAAGAGTGGAGGTAGAAGCATTGATGTTGAGATCAGTTTGGAAGCTGGAGTTATGGAGAGGTTGGAGAAAGATAAGGACTTCCTTTTGGAggtttaa